The following DNA comes from Capsicum annuum cultivar UCD-10X-F1 chromosome 7, UCD10Xv1.1, whole genome shotgun sequence.
CATCTTAAACTGCGGCTGTATGGGCTCAACGATTTCCTGCAGTTTTGCTCCCAAACCTTTCATCATCTTTTTGCTTGTATCTTTCCAAGTCTCTTCTTTGAGAATCATGTCTACTTTCATGGTTTCAATCTCATCTTGGCCTTCGGGAGTGAGGATGGTGTCTTCTGTCATGAAGAGACCTTTcaacatttttattatttcctcAGCCTCATTTTCACTATCCTCGAGAAACCCCGCAGAATGGAAGATTTGATACAATAATAGTGCGGAGTCAAATATGTTTCCGCCTTTGCTTGCCTTTGCATTAATTCCATAGCCCAGTCCGCAAGTATACTCCTTCTCCTCAAATTCAATAGGATCAACTATTCCTTGCAATCTGGCATCGAGACCTTTATCCTCTTCGTATCCTAACCAGCTCATATAACTCAAAGTATTTAGAGGTTTCTGAAGTTGCATGCAACTTACTGCATCTTCTTCAACATTCCCAATCCATTCTTAAGCGTCGAGCCCTCCTTGTCCTTTTTCACCCTATATCAACAACTCTTGTAAAAGTATTCGAATCAAATACGTCGATGTAATGTAGAAGGGACCGCACTAGCCATGTGGATCCAAGGTCTCTCAAGAAGTAAATTGTACAAGGCTGGAATGTCCATCACTTGAAAGACTATGGGAAATATGGCAGGGCCCAGGGTAACATTCAGTACGATTTCCCCAATAGTGTTTCACTGGGAGCCATTATATGCCCTTATAACCCTTACTCGAGGTTGGATTCTGGCCATGTCAACTTTAAAACTTGTCAAGGTAGCCAAAGGACAGATGTTTACCCCTGAACCTGGATCAATCAACACACGTGAAATTACCCTTCCTTCATATTGTAAGGAGACAAACAATGCGTCATTATGCAGCCCTCCTTCGATGCTCCCCACTAACTGAAGGGTATGGAACATTTCTCTGTCCAGGTCTTCTTTTCTTTCAATGGTGTATATGGGATGCCCATTTTCCCCATGTATTACAACTTTTTGCTGATCATATTCAAACTTGAGACGTTAGTGAAGCATAGAGGATACTGCACCAGCCACATGAAGGCAAGGGCGCCCAAGCAGCAAGTTATAAGAGGCAGGGATATCCATCACTTAGAAGGTTATGGGGAAAGTGACAGGACCCATCACCATGTCCAATATGATCTCCCCAATAGTTCCCTTTTGGGAGCCATCGAACCCTTTCACGTTCATCTTCCAAGTCTACACTTTGGATATATCAACCTTCAATCTAGTCAAGGTGTTCAAAGGCAAATATTTAACCCTGAGCCTGGATCAATCAACACACAGGATATCATTCTCCCCTCATACTGCAATGTAATGTGTAGAGCCGATTGTGTGCTCTACCTTCGGGTGGCAACTCAATATTATGGAATGAAATCTTATAGGCCTCGAACACTTGCCCTACCATGTGGGCCATCTCCCTGTTTGTTATGGTAGTTGGCACATACGCTTCGCTTAGAACCCTCATCAAAGCCTTTTGATGATTCTCAGAAGTCTATAGTAATGTCAAGATTAATATTTAGGCCGGAGTCTTACTCAGTTGCTCAGCCACAAAATACTCTTTGGCTTGTACCTTCTTCCAGGTGCCATCTTCTTCAACCCCAACGGCGGGTTGCTTTTCCTTACTAGAACTTTCTTAGAATAAGTTTTTGGGCGAGTATATTCTACCTGATCTAGCCACCCCTTGTGCAACGTCTAACTCAGCTATCTTTATTTTTCCCAAAATATTGAGTTCATAATTCTACAAAACTGTATGAGGGTTGTACACGGCTGGGGAAGCTCTCACAATAGTAAAGAGAGCTTTGGGCGTGCCAACCTCGACTTCAAATGGCGTTTGCTTCTGTATACTGATAGGAGTACTGTTTTTCTTCTCAATGACCCAGATAGAATGCTCCAAGTCTACATCATCATCGGCATCGAGCATATTTACCTCATGAGCAGGGAGAGGATTATTGGTGACTTTGGGTTGCGGGTCCTTCAACTGAATCACCTTAGTATCAATCAGTTgctgaattttatttttcaaggCAAAACATGCCTCTATAGGATGTCCCCTCATGCCAGAATTGTAGGGACATGTCTGACTATGTTGATATCATGGGGATTTGGTATCGGCTTGCATGGCGGGAATAGATGCAATATGACCAGCATTTTTGAGTCGTTCATATAATTGATCCAAGGGTTCGGCTAAAGGCTTATATTGCCTTCTTTCAAAGTTGCCTTTGGATTTGGGAGTAACAGGCTTTGCAGCAGGAACATGAGTAGGTTGGGTTGTTTGGACTTGGATGGATTGGGCATTATATATGGGATATAAAGGATTTGAGAAATGTGAAGGCATTGGGTAAGGAGGGGGCATTTGGTATAGTGGGGCTTGATATGGTATTGGAGGTTGTAGTAGGTAGAGAGAGGTTAGATATGGTGTTTTGGGGTAAGATAAAAGAGGTAGAGCAGGGGTTTTATGGGTCAAAGCACTTTTTGAGGACTTTGCCGCCATCACCGACCctatctctttcttcttcttattttctattGATACTACAGATGGAGCGCTTAAACGGATGATGCTACCATTCTTAAGATAATCCTCAAACATTTCTCCTATTCGGATATTCTTGGAGAAGCTTTTGTCTGTAACTGTCAATAACTTGTCAAGGTATTGTGGCTCTTGCGCCTTgacaaagtatttttttatttgctGCTCTTCAACTGAAGGCCGAGCTCTCACGGCCTTGGCCCTCCATCTCATGGCATACTCGCAGAAGGATTCATTTAGTTTCTTCCTCATCGCCTTCATGTAAGCCCAACTAGGAGCATTATCAATATTGTACCCAAATCTATAGACGAAGCTAGAGGCCAGGTTAAGCTAACCTGCCCACTTTTTCACATCTTGTTCAATGTACTATATGAGAGCCTCTCTCGTTAGGCTTCTCATAAACAACTTCATTCGAATCTTCTCATTCTTTCCTATACCTACTAGTTTTTCACAGTACACACGCAGATGTGCCTTAGGATCTCCGGTCCCATTGTACAACTCAAACTTGGGAGGTTTGTACCCCTCCGACAGTTCTAAGTCTGGATGGATGCATAAATCTTCACAGTTGAGACACTTCATTCTTTTGTTTCCCTCCAATTGTCTCAACCTCTCAACTACGGCCTGCATTATATAGTCATTCTCCAAGTTATCGAATGTGGGTTGAGGATAGTTGGGTGGAAGGGTTTCAACATAGATTGGATTCTGATTATGGCGGCCAGACAGGTGATGTTGGTATATGTTTGGATGTTGAGGCTTTCATGGAGAAGGATAAGCGGAGTTTTTAGGTTCTTGGGTAGGCATATATAGAGAAGCTGTGGTATTTTGGAGATTTTGGACATTGGTAGAAATGTGGGATTGGAGATGAGGTGTTGGATGGTCGGAAAGAGCTTGGGATTTTGGAATGGCATGGCTATCAGCTTGTAGTTTCAGAGTGTTTAAGTTAAGGGAAAGCTTAGCCAGGTTGAGTACTTGCTCTAGCTCCCTTTGCAGCTCAAAAATCTGTTGTTCCATTTTCAGTATTATTTCATTCTAACCGACGACACTGTCCCCTTCTGAACTAACACCTTCTTTGTCCCCAACATTGTGATGGTCAGCCATCGCTTCTTTTCCTTTGAAACTTGTAGGTATAAGAGGAAGAGCCCCTTTTGATCTAGTATGATAGGCCAGGATGCACAAATCAACCTATGGGAAGGggaacaaaacaaacaaaaacaacaaaggtGAAGAAATTAGCGTGTTAGTGATATAAAAGAATGAACCAAATTATCATATAGCAAGAACATTGTTCGACGTTGCCTACTTGGGGAGCCTCTTTTGTGCCAGAGGTAGGCCTATCGTTGTTTGAGAGATAATCATGTCATAGAAAAATATCATTTACTCAAAGACAAAccccaaaagaaaattaaactttaattcaTTCAAAATGTTTCGAAACTGcgataaaataaatacaagagtgtctaaaaaatatgaatgctaaactaaattctaaacaTGTCCTCTTCTTGTTGCTCCTTCTTGTCAGCTTCTAATACCTTATCAAAACGGTGATGGCTTGTCTACACGGGTTGATGTTCATGAGGGAGGGCAAACTCTCTGATGCCTTCTCTACCATGCTCCATCCATAGTACCCCAAATCCGTCCACCAATGTTTCATGTGAGGTGGCATGCACTAAACCATGCAAAATTTTGGGTATGAAGTAGGTATGGCCATTTAATCTGCAAAACAAAACGTTAGTCTGACCTACCCCCCAAAGagcaaatgacattattttatcataattgtCTCTCAAAATGCACATAAATAGTGAGGCGTTCTTTTCGGGATCATGGAATCCCTTAAAACTTAGGGCCAGGTTTTCTAACATAACATCCTAGGTTTTGAGAGTGTTTATTCCTTAGTAAAGGGATAAACCGTTAGGTTCTAAGAATAAGAGTAGTTTTGACAAGGTCCCCTCAAGCGGATAACTTAAGAGTGGGAAAGCTTGTGGCTGTCGACGCACCTCTGATCGATCGATCCACAAGGTATTTTCCAAAGGATGTTTTAAGAAAGAACGTCCATGCAACCACGCAACCGTTcgtaaaagaaaataagagaggttTTCAAGTGGAGGAGAGTATGAGCAGAATATAgttatataaagcagtaacacatagcaACATACAGTAGCATGCTTTAGCAATAGGGAAATAAACACTAAAGCACATAACTAATAAACAAAAAGTAGAAATGGAGAAATAACATATGAAAGAGAAAAGGGGTAGGGACCAATATGTATAAATTAAATcaccaataaaataaaaagtagacATGGAGAAAcatgaataacacataaaaagGGGAAAGGGAGAAGGTACTAACATGTATAAATCAATCACCAAAAGTAGACATAAAGAAAtatgaataacacataaaaagGGGAAAGGAGAAGGGACTAACATGTATAGATTAGGCATGAGACGGACAATAAAAAGGACGAAAAGGTAAAGTAATTATAGAACAATAAGACAAAGAAAGCAGTAGAATCCCACATAAGAAACTAatgataacataagaaattaacaagaatattaaaatacATTGCATGCTAAGGATGCAATGATGTACTTAATCTAGTGTTTAACTTGTTGAGAATGCCTAAAATCTTATTGTCTTAATCATGTTAAACACTAGATTAAGTACATTATTGTATAATGTAAACATGCTGTAATTTGTATAATAACATGCTGAAAATTCTGCAAACAGTACAGAAAATTAATGTTAACATGCTGTAATTTGTATAATAACACGCTGAAAGCAGTTTAATATGCTGAAATTATGCAGAAATAGGTTCTAGCAATgctgaaattattttaatatgcAAAAACACAGTTATGATAATGCAAACACGCAATTTAATACAGATATTTGGCTATTACTGGCATGCTGGAAATATGTTAATGTGCAGTAACTATATGTTAACATGCTGAAAATAGTTTTAACATGCTAAAATTGACTTAAACCTAATGTTTACATATTAATTATGCTAGAAAATATGTCAGAGACTTTTAACATATTGCCCTTCTAATGTTATCATGCTACAAATTATTAACATGCTAAAAATcatgatattaacatgcaaaaatatgttaactatattgttgagataatacatcaaacacccctaaacttgtagccaaaacttactttagattCTAAGCTAATCgagtaattatttacccccttaacaacgTTAAAGTAAATTTTTTACCATCCTAATGGCTAACGTGACAATTTTTTAAAAGTCAGCGCGTTAATGtctacaaaaaatgaaaaaaatgggtcccggcttatatatatatatattatataaatctaaagaaaagaagaagtcaACTTCCACTTTCTTCTTCCTAACACCCCCCTTTTCCACCCCAACaactccattttttcttcttcgtaaCAGATTCATTGTTTTTGAAGCAAATAATCACCACAATCCATTTTCCGAACTCTTGAAAAAATAGCTTTCTTGTTTGATCATATCTACATTACAAAAGCACAAGCAGAAAAAGAAAGATCACATATAACTTCTTTCAATGTTTGAGCTAAAGGGTTGTTGAATAGAGCAAAAAGAAATCAAAGGGTTGTTGaataaagcaaaaaaaatcattcattaagtTGGTGACATATATCGGAGATGGTCAACCACATATCAGAAATGGTCAACCACACTGAAAATGGCTTTGTTAGAAATTTTTTCGTCTCCAGTTTATCATTCACTTTAAATTGATCTACTTCCCAAATTTGATGAATAATTGGGTGaatgagttaatgaatttgaCTATTAAAAACATGGAGGAAGCTAaaattgaaggttgaaataatgATATTAATAAGGGATTTGACTGTTAAAGACGAAGAAAAGAAATCGGGGTGAGGATGGGGGCTGGGGTGCACTATTGGATGAAGTTATTTATCAATTTCTTGTTAATTTCGAATCAAATTATTGGTGTTAATGGTGAAATAATGACGTTAATAATTTTAATGGTGAAATCATTTTCGGTGAAGACTTTGTGGGATTCTTGagactttgagatttttttagtGGTAGTTGTGGCGTTTTTAGCTGATTCGAGGGAATTTGTTGGGTGGTTCACAGCAAAGGTGGATGTTTTTCAGTGAGTCATTAATTGAGTGAAAGTTATTGATGTTAATGATGTTAATGGTGGCAGGGACTGTTGAAACATAAGGAGAAAGAGGAAAGAGGGGGTGGGGGACTGTTGAAGCATAAGGAGAAGGAGGAACAACGGGGGTGGGGTGGGCTATTGAAGGAGGAAGGGGGTGAGGTcggctttatatatatatatatatatatatatatatatatatatatatatatagtatatataaatattttttttgctttttttaaaaagaaatataaaaataatgtgtgttggattacttttaaaaaaaaaattataatttcttatgtggcaatgacatggcactgAATTGGCAATGACGTGAGGCATGTGTACTTCACTCTCcgtagtgagagtggtataatttttttagggtggtaaaaattgcactttaaagttgttaatgAGGGTAAATAATTTCCATACatgtttagggtctaaagtaagtctTGACTACTAGTTTAGGAGTGTTTCAATGTATTATCTCCTATACTGTTTAGCATATTGGAAATATATTAATCCATTTTGACTAAATTTAACATGCTTAACACACTAAAATTACAATAACATGCTAAAAAATCTAATGCTAATATAATATGCTAAAGATACATTAACATGTTTTAATCTAATATGCAGAAAATATATTGATAGgtttcatatcaaattaatatGCTCAATATTGCTAAAATACATACTTAACGTCAAGTCAAGTTAATATGCTTAACTCTGTGTTAACATACTTGACATACAATAAATCATTTACGTCTAATGTTCAACATGCTAAAGCCGTGTTAATATGCCGGAACTGAATCAAATTTGTTAATAAACAGTTTAAGCATGTGTTAATAAATCTTAAATTTATGTGCCTAGATGAATTCACGTAGCACGTATCACACATAACCCAAGTTGTACCTAGCTATATTGTTCATAGCGCGTGTAAATCCTCACCCCACCCCCCGAAGCAGTCCCCAATATTTCTTATTACAACGATAGGAATAATGTttttacaataatattacaaaccaaataaaaaaaataagaggaaagAAAAACAACTAGCTTTAAAGAATACATAGTTTAAACATTCCGGCGACTCTTCGGAACCCCATAAGTGTCTATTTAAACCTGCGAGACAATACATAATAGCAAACAAACAGGAACAAGCATCGAAATATTCCTATAAACATGTTACTAACGTGACGCAGTCAGCACGCACAAAGAATATATAATTGCATCAATTCGAGAACTTACCAGTGAACAGCAGTAAAAgagataataagaataataaagccAACCACTTGTAACAGTGAAATACGCAAGATGTTTTTTAGTAAACCACAAAGTAAAATCGAAGAACcttcaaaatatatatgttgCCTTCAATTAAAATAGCCAGtaattcttttgtttgttttagaATAGTGGTAATTGTAAAGTGAAGTCAGTCTGTTAATGAAAAGGGAGGGGGGTTTATATAGTAAGAGGGTTGTTGACTACTTCTTGTTGTATAAAAGGAaaagatattgaaaaaaaaaattcaagaaataaaaaagggaGAAGAAAATGTATTCAGAATCAATTAAAGAAGGGAAATCAGTCCGTTCCGCCAATCATGCAAtagtttccataaataaacaaGGGTCTGTCAAATTATAACATTTGAAATTTGCATAAATAGATCCAAGTAAAAAGAGATTCTCCTTACCTATTAAAGGAAATCAAGAAGAGGATATCTAAATTTACCATAATTAATTAACGTGTGAAAGAATATCGATCAGACAAGCAAAGGCAAGGAAAGAAATCAAACATCAATTACTGAGATGTTTTCCTCAAATCAAGTATAATCAAATTGATACAGGATCATAACCAAACAGTCAAACATGTGCACATATTAGCCTTGTTAAAGTTTTACGAAGAAATTCTCGAATTGTCACTTACTTTTTCCATACAAAATTATATTAAGCAGAGACTAATCAGACCAATATTGACGCAAATCGACATGTAACATTTAAGAAGTTAAAGTTTAAAGAATGACCAcgaaaaaaaaggattttacgtATGTTAACTAGAAGGCAAACACGACATCGAATCAAAATTCAAACATCGACTTTCACCAATTTCACATCCCATAAtctatcaaagaaaaagaaaaatgagtagAAAAGGGTAATGTTAAATTGAAGTAAATTCAAACAAAGAACAAACCTGAGACGTATTCCAAGAATCCATCGTGAACTTGAATTTCTCCGGTCGTGGCTCGGAGGCACCAAGGCAGGGGCATTTTCTTCGCCAAAGGAGGAGAGGAAATGTTGGCGAGCTTTCGCCTGCAGGTGGCGGCTGAAAGTGGCGGAAATGAGATGCGGTTATTGGCATCCGGAGCAGCGGCGATCGGAGTGGCTTCCTTGTCAGTGACACTGGAGGACCAGGAGGGGGAGGTCGTCCATGGGGTAAGGACAACAATGGCACCGGCGGCTCGCTGTTTTGCCAGCTGGAGCGATTGTTGGTTTCGACGGCCGGCGGCGACAGATCTGGGTGATGGGAGCGAACTGCTAGGGTGACGGTTAAAGAGCTGTTTATGATGGATTTGCTGGAGAAAAGGACGAGGGGAGAGAGAGAAAGATCGGAGAAAGTGTTGCGGCTTGAGGGTGGTGGTTCTCCGGCTTAGTGGCGGCAGCCATGGCTGCTTTCTTTTTCGAGCAAGAGAAAGAGTGAGAGACGAGGTAGAGAGAGAGAAATGGAGGCGGGCGATTTTTTGTGAAATAAAGTTAGGGTTAGGGTATGGAAATTTAGATTTAAAAGGAAAGAATATGCATATttgatctcagccgttggatcagTTTTGATCGACGACTTATATTTAAAAGTTGAGAAATAGgtcaaattatgaatataattccAAATTGATTTGCTTATTTGGCTATAATTGTAATGGACTGAATAAATAGGCTGAAATTGTAAGAAATTGGAAAAATTGGGTTAAAaggtaaataaatttaggtaaaGTAATTTCAAattaggctgttatttaaataaaaaataaagatagcaacaataataataatgataataagtaatagtaaataagaataaatagtaaataatagatattaataaataatagatattaataatattgatgataataattatgataaatgataaaaaataatagtaatgaataaataataatgatgataatattaataataaataaataatattaaataatgaaaaactaaattttaataaaattacgtaaaaatgTTGTGTTTGAATGGATAAATATTGTaaaactatattaaaaaataataaaaataatttgtgcatttttaaaatatgaatgtgACAcgtgaaaaatctttttgatgcaagaaaaaatactacgttttaaaaattaattattttgttaaaatagcagcctaaacataatatcgggaggtcaaaattggttGTCAACACAtcctttcatatcacttgataaatatttagaTCCTCAtattcttttacaatattgcgccaatattatatcaaaaatatcgtcgatgatatatattttgtatcaattcacaacatgacataacattttgagatctaatcacttcattattttcaggtacctaacctcttataaggtttcatgaatTGTTATATTGTAGGCTCTTCAAGAACACATTTTCTCCTTATTATAATCATtcgcttctttttcttttttcaagaattattgaatttagAATCGATTGATCTACCATTCTTCATGCATGAAATAGATTTTTTCCTTCAGAGACATTCAATTTAGAGCATTTACAGCTAAATATGAGATTAACGTTAGGTCAGCAAATTCTCCTAGCATTTGAATTTAAAcaatcttttgaatgaggattatattgataataatttgCAACATATTTCTTGGTTGTCTATATCTCCCCtcatgttagaaaaactaacataaatcTCAATTTACTTTGGAAAATCCATCTTTATGTATTATGGTATATCCACTGATCAAATACTACACATCAAAACTACTAGATGGAATAATTGgctcctgaccttgaaccaattgagaggagaaaattaattataatttttggtCTAATACAAACAAGTGTTATTTTATGCAATATAACATACTTCACACTAACACATGAGGCTTTGTCCTTATAACCAATAATTTAGCTAATTTTCAGAAGGCATTTAATGTCGAACCAACATTATcaagataaattattttgattatagaatctaaaaatttataacgccccgaatctggtacccgaaacgctacacggtactcatgacctcgaaggaccacaagctaacccatgactaatatctgtaactgagcactaaataatacattataaatatgcagtatataagttgtaaggccataaggttcaaaactgaactaatactaaatataatataatgtctgtaatagggtataacaatacccaaaactgaaataaattgtctgaacacatgatgtagtctaaaagcctctaaactgtctgacaaactgtggagttgatgggacatgtccccaactaactctgaactactgaaataataaagtaataaaataatcatgttatcctcgaatgatgaggactcactgttagtctggctgctgaacgtctgatctactaagtaTGCTCGAGAGTTcgtgtttctaaacctatggtataaaacaccatagcgcaaatgcgtcagtacgttgaatgtactggtatgtaagtgaggtaggctaaatgcaagggttcatatgcataaacaataataactgactgtataacatgaacgtgagaatacatgcataaatatgtaactgtaactgagatcgtgataacgcagactcatgaattctgataacgtagATTTACTGGTATCTGAGTATTGATACTGgaatactgaatgactgagtctactgaatactgaggaactaatgtcatattactaataaaggaatgactatttttgacaattctgattatgaagaactggtttgattaactgtatctgacaatcctgaaactgaatactgataacatgggttttgtataattaatatactattaattgagttcgtgataacatgattactgagtctgaatactaataacatgagtgattgtatctgacagtcctgatactaaTAAAACTAGCTAGGTTCCTCACTGTACTgatttgattgtatctgacagtcctggatttCTGTAGAAccgaactgagttctattactaaatttggatctgaaactgagactatgagaggtaatcatctaaccgacatgccccaaaactgaact
Coding sequences within:
- the LOC124885798 gene encoding uncharacterized protein LOC124885798 encodes the protein MQAVVERLRQLEGNKRMKCLNCEDLCIHPDLELSEGYKPPKFELYNGTGDPKAHLRVYCEKLVGIGKNEKIRMKFGYNIDNAPSWAYMKAMRKKLNESFCEYAMRWRAKAVRARPSVEEQQIKKYFVKAQEPQYLDKLLTVTDKSFSKNIRIGEMFEDYLKNGSIIRLSAPSQLIDTKVIQLKDPQPKVTNNPLPAHEVNMLDADDDVDLEHSIWVIEKKNSTPISIQKQTPFEVEQKVVIHGENGHPIYTIERKEDLDREMFHTLQLVGSIEGGLHNDALFVSLQYEGRVISRVLIDPGSGKPLNTLSYMSWLGYEEDKGLDARLQGIVDPIEFEEKEYTCGLGYGINAKASKGGNIFDSALLLYQIFHSAGFLEDSENEAEEIIKMLKGLFMTEDTILTPEGQDEIETMKVDMILKEETWKDTSKKMMKGLGAKLQEIVEPIQPQFKMDTYSLGYNQITFKTVESEIVTSNETTQHNISEVENTEEVEIPQEFVSKVEDFEDKPKANLTESEIVNIGSSEDTKETCKLKKYKPDLSLKIKEKISKQIEAGILRVTKYPTWLANDVPIHKKDGKVRVCVYYRGLNKASPKNDFPLPNIHILIDNCAKHEIPSFIDCFAGYHQIKMHEDDVEKMDFITPWGVYYYKFMSFGLKNAGATYMRAMTALFYDMIHKEIEVYVDYVIIKLKKGTSHLTDLKKFFDRLRKYNLKLNPAKCVFGVPAGRLLGFIVSRRGIELDPAKIKAIQDLTLPKIKKEVMSLLGHLNYINRFIAQSAVICEPIFKLLKKDVAVEWTTECQQLFDRIKDYLLNPPILVPPEPGRPLLLYLFVIRQCFRMYFRAA